Part of the Rhizobiales bacterium NRL2 genome is shown below.
CGGTCGCGCAGACGGTCCAGATCGTGGGCAATGTCCTCGCCCAGCAGATCGGCGCGCACCGACAGCGCCTGCCCAAGCTTGATGAAGGAGGGGCCCAGATCCTCGAAGGCCGCGGCCAGCCGTTCGCCGGGGCGGCGTTCGCGGTTCTTCCGGCTGCGCAGCGCGAACAGCCGCGCCAGGCGAACGACCAATGGCGGGGCGTCGAACTGCTGCAGCGGGAACAGGGCGTCGTGACGCGCCAGGGTGCGCGCGATGACGATCAGCCGACCGAGATAGCGGAGCTTGCGGAACATGGCGACCGACCCGATCATGGCCGGCCGGCGCCGCGGGCGCGAAGCGATCGGTACCCGGAAGCCATCCGGGTCAGATCCGCCAGCCGTGGTGAATGGCGGCGACGCCGCCGGTCAGATCCTCGTGGGCCACGCGGCGGAAGCCGGCCTCCTCGATCATCGCGGCGAAGGCCCGCTGATCGGGAAAGCGGCGGATGCTCTCGGCAAGATAGCGGTAGGCGGCCTCGTCACCGGCCACGAGTCGGCCCAGGCGCGGCAGCACCTGGAAGGAATAGACGTCGTAGGCCGGACGCAACGCCGCACGCACACTGGAGAATTCGAGGCAGTAGAAACGCCCGCCCGGCTTCAGCACGCGCCGCATCTCCGTCAGCGCCTTCGGGATGCGGGTGACGTTGCGGATGCCGAAGGCGATGGTCACGGCGTCGAAGCGGTGATCGGGAAAGGGCAGCGCCTCGGCGTCGCCCACGACCCAGTCGATGCCGCGGACTACGCCCCGGTCGATAAGCCGGTCGCGCCCGGCCGCCACCATGGCCTCGTTGATGTCGCAGAGCGTGACCTTCGCCGCGCCGCCGGTGCGTTCCAGGATGCGCCGCGCGATATCCCCGGTCCCGCCGGCCAGGTCGAGGACCCGCTCCCCGGGCCGGGGCCGGAGGGAAGCGACAAAGCGTTCCTTCCAGAGGCGGTGGACGCCCCCGGACATCAGGTCGTTCATCAGGTCGTAGCGGCCGGCGACCGAGCGGAAGACCTCGCCCACGCGCGCGGATTTCTCCGCCGCGGGAACCTCCGAAAAGCCGAAGCTTGCCTTCTCTTCATCGCTGTCCGTCATGGCGGGATGGACCATAGCGGAGGCCCGAGGGCCGCGCTACATTGCGGCCCATGCCGGAACTGCCCGAAGTCGAGACCGTTCGTCGCGGACTGGAGCGCCGCCTGAAGGGGCGCGTGTTCTCGCGTGTCGAGGTGCGCCGGCCGGACCTGCGCTTCCCCCTGCCCGAGAACATGGCCGAACGCCTGACCGGCCGCCGTGTCGAGGCCCTGCGCCGCCGCGCCAAGTACCTGCTGTTCGATCTCGACGACCGCCAGACCCTGATCGGGCATTTGGGCATGTCGGGACGGATGCACATCCACGACGCCCTGCCGAACGCGCAACGCCCGCACGAGCACATCGTCTTCGTAGCCGACGACGGCACGGCGGTCATTTTTCAGGATCACCGCCGTTTCGGCTTCTTCGACCTGGCCAAGACCAGCGCGCTGGAAAGCCACCGCTTCTTCGCCTCGCTGGGTCCGGAACCGCTGGACGCCGCCTTCGACGGCGCCGAGCTGAGCCGTCGCCTCGCCGGCAAGCGGACGCCGATCAAGGCCGCGCTGCTGGATCAGCGGATCGTCGCCGGCCTCGGCAACATCTATGTCTGCGAAGCGCTGTTCCGCGCCGGCATCTCGCCGAAGCGGATCGCCGCCACCGTCGCCGGCCGGCGTGCGGAGCGGCTGGTCCCGGAAATCAAGGCGGTGCTGGAGGAAGCCATCGCCGCCGGCGGCTCGACGCTGCGCGATTATGTCCAGGCCTCCGGCGAACTGGGTTATTTCCAGCACGACTTCCGGGTCTATGGCCGGGAGGGCGAGCCGTGCCGGAAGCCCGGCTGCAAGGGCGCGGTGGGGCGACTGGTGCAGTCCGGCCGGTCGACGTTCCATTGCGGGGTCTGCCAGCGATGAGGCGCCTGGCCGCCATCGCCGCACTCTGCCTCGCGCCACTGCTGGCGCGGGCCGACGGCTGGATCGAGACCCTGGACATTCCGCTGATGCCGGGCCTGGTGGTCAACGCTGACAGCGAGACCGTGTTCGAGACTGCCGAGGGCCGTGTCGTCGTGGTACGCGCAGCCGGACCTGTTGCGCGCGAGGCCGTTGAAAGTTACTACGCCTCGGCCCTGCCCGGTCTCGGCTGGAACGCCGGACCGGGTGGCGAGCTCCTGCGCGACGGGGAGCGCATGGAACTGGAAATCAGGGGCCAGGGCGGCGAGACCGCCGTGACCTTCAGGCTGGCGCCGCGCTGAACAGCGGCGACCGACATACGGGGAGACCGGACATGGCCTATGAATGCATCCTCACCGACACGCGGGGACCCGTCGGGCTGATCACACTCAACCGACCGGACGCGCTCAATGCGCTGAACAAGCAGCTCATGGACGAGCTGACCGACGCACTGATGAAGTATGAGGCCGACGACGCCATCGGCGCCATGGTCATCACCGGCTCGTCCAAGGCCTTCGCGGCCGGCGCCGACATCAAGGAGATGCAGCCCAAGTCCTACATGGACGTCTACATGGAGGACTTCATCACCGCCAACTGGGAAACCGCGAGCAAGGTGCGCAAGCCGGTCATCGCCGCGGTGGCGGGCTATGCGCTGGGCGGCGGCTGCGAACTGGCCATGATGTGCGACTTCATTCTGGCCGGCGAGAACGCCAAGTTCGGCCAGCCCGAGATCAACCTGGGCGTCATTCCGGGCGCAGGCGGCACCCAGCGCCTGACCCGCTTCGTCGGCAAGTCCAAGGCGATGGAAATGGTGCTCACCGCGCGCATGATGGACGCCGAGGAGGCCGAGCGCTCCGGACTGGTGAGCCGCATCGTGCCCGTCGACGACCTGGTCGAGGAGGCCGTCAGCACGGCCACGAAGATCGCCGAGCTCTCGCGCCCGTCGGTGATGATCGCCAAGGAATCGGTCAACAAGGCCTACGAAACCATGCTGCGCGACGGCATCATGTTCGAGCGCCGCGTCTTCCACTCGCTGTTCGCGACCGAGGACCAGAACGAGGGCATGGCCGCCTTCGCCGAGAAGCGCAAGCCCGCCTTCAAGAACAGGTAGAAAGTAGCAGAATTCCGCCGATACGTTCTCCCTCCCCCATCGAAGGGGGAGGAAACATGGCGGCGCTTGAACTCAATCCAGGTAAGGCTGCAGGCGCTCCATGGCCTGGGACAGGGCGGCTTCGGAGCTGGCGAAGCAGAGCCTGAGATAGCCCTCGCCGCCCGGACCGAACGCGCTGCCGGGCGCGAGGCCGACGCCGGCCTCGTCGCGCAGCCTGCGGCAGAAGGCGAGGCTGCCCTCGGCCATCCCCTCGACGGCAAAGAAGGCGTAGAAGGCCGCGTCGGGCGGCGTGTAGCGCACGCGCGAGAAGCGGCCGAGAGACTGGGTGATCAGGTCCCGGCGGCGGTGCAGCCGCTCGGCCAGCCCGTCGACATAGGGATCGCCATCGTGCAGCGCGGCGACGCCGGCGTGCTGCACGAA
Proteins encoded:
- a CDS encoding bifunctional demethylmenaquinone methyltransferase/2-methoxy-6-polyprenyl-1,4-benzoquinol methylase; the encoded protein is MTDSDEEKASFGFSEVPAAEKSARVGEVFRSVAGRYDLMNDLMSGGVHRLWKERFVASLRPRPGERVLDLAGGTGDIARRILERTGGAAKVTLCDINEAMVAAGRDRLIDRGVVRGIDWVVGDAEALPFPDHRFDAVTIAFGIRNVTRIPKALTEMRRVLKPGGRFYCLEFSSVRAALRPAYDVYSFQVLPRLGRLVAGDEAAYRYLAESIRRFPDQRAFAAMIEEAGFRRVAHEDLTGGVAAIHHGWRI
- a CDS encoding DNA-formamidopyrimidine glycosylase → MPELPEVETVRRGLERRLKGRVFSRVEVRRPDLRFPLPENMAERLTGRRVEALRRRAKYLLFDLDDRQTLIGHLGMSGRMHIHDALPNAQRPHEHIVFVADDGTAVIFQDHRRFGFFDLAKTSALESHRFFASLGPEPLDAAFDGAELSRRLAGKRTPIKAALLDQRIVAGLGNIYVCEALFRAGISPKRIAATVAGRRAERLVPEIKAVLEEAIAAGGSTLRDYVQASGELGYFQHDFRVYGREGEPCRKPGCKGAVGRLVQSGRSTFHCGVCQR
- a CDS encoding enoyl-CoA hydratase (Catalyzes the reversible hydration of unsaturated fatty acyl-CoA to beta-hydroxyacyl-CoA), encoding MAYECILTDTRGPVGLITLNRPDALNALNKQLMDELTDALMKYEADDAIGAMVITGSSKAFAAGADIKEMQPKSYMDVYMEDFITANWETASKVRKPVIAAVAGYALGGGCELAMMCDFILAGENAKFGQPEINLGVIPGAGGTQRLTRFVGKSKAMEMVLTARMMDAEEAERSGLVSRIVPVDDLVEEAVSTATKIAELSRPSVMIAKESVNKAYETMLRDGIMFERRVFHSLFATEDQNEGMAAFAEKRKPAFKNR